The following is a genomic window from Micropterus dolomieu isolate WLL.071019.BEF.003 ecotype Adirondacks linkage group LG12, ASM2129224v1, whole genome shotgun sequence.
CAGGAAATTTAAGGTGCATGCATTTCATAGGAAAAGACAATCATAGGCGTCTATTCCCCAAATATTACCAATGTAATATAAATGAATTATCCTCAACAAACTTATTGCATAACTTTAAATATAAACTGTAAATACATCAACCTAAATAAATATTCCTTCAAATTCCTTCTACATATGAACTTAAATTATTgcatgttaattaataaaatttctATTTATCAATAAACTGCATTTAGGCTCCTACAATGACACGTATTATTGAAATTAATACAGACAAATGTGATTTACTTTTAGTtgatggtttaccatttacaattcATGAAGTCAGGGGAGATGGATCTGCCCCGACTTTACAAGGATGAACTCCAACTTTAAGTAGCATTCAGTTGTACTTTTTCTAGTAGGCAGTGTACCCATGGATGACAACTTGCACTTGACTTGAGATTCTCAGGCAAGTGCTGAAGTTAGAAGGAGTGTCTCTTTTTCTATGATTTGTAAGCAGATGTACAGATAAATCACAATGAACCGCTGGTATAATGATACCCTCTGAAAGTGTAATGAACAATGAATCTAAAAATGTGTGTaccatgtttgtgtgttcgGATTTAAGAGAGTTGAACTCATAGAAGAACGTTGGCACCAACTGCAGCAATAGTGCACAGTCAAGTGTTTTAATCACCTCCAGGAGATGCAACAGCTAACCGTGTTGTTGAGCAGGTTAGATCAGCGGCTAATAACAGTAATTAACACCAGCACGCAccaccctcccctcccctcccccagTAGTGACATGCCATTCATGCTTACAGTGTTTCAGCCACAAATGTCTAATTCAAAATACGTGAAATTGACTTAAACTATTAACTGCTAGTACTTACTTCAACGCAGAACTATCTTAATAAAGGGTTAATAAACTTGCTTTACCATACTGTGCTGCCAATCCGCTCTATCGCCAATGTACCCCAGTGGCCAACTGTGGTACTACACCTTAAATAAAACCATTAGAAAAGAGACGCAAGTAAAGGTGTTGACAGGACACCTCCACCATCACTGCACACAAGGTCAATTATTAAACcatgacatttttttatttacaaaaccGTCTAACTATTTCAATGTGTGTGTCATCTCGAAGTTCAATCTTGGCAGAGTTGGCGGACAGTAATTTGCATGTGTAGTGGGACACATAACTCAGAAGCAGACAAGGAAGAGATGCAACTTTTTTGCTGTATGTGCTGGGTGTGCAGCTTCCATTGAAACCAGAGGACCAGTATCCAGGTCTCATAAGACATCCATGATATAGACCATGCAGGTTTCAAAAGAAACCAAAATTGGTTAAGAGGGAGGGGATGAGGGGGAGGAGACGCTTTTGTCTGCTTTGTTAAAACATAACAATATGGACAGAAACATCAGTAGCAGTAGCTAGCAGAAACCTACACGGGTGaaacctgaaacacacagcctTCTCTTACCACACAGTCTTTCCTCTTACATTTATATCTCACATTCACAAGAGCAAACAACTTTCTTGGCAGAATAAAAGCTCCTTGTTTAATTACAAACTGGATAAACTGGAGTGGTTTATCTGATCGTCCTTGCGTGTCTTTCCAGCTGCCCTGTTGGCCCTCAAGTCCTCCTCTGAGTTCAAGAAGAAGGCTGTGTGGACAAGAGCGTACGGCTGGTAGCCAGGGGAGCAAACAGACCGTTACTATGGCAACGGCTACAGACGGTCTTCGCAAAAACACGGCTGGAGCTTTAACACACTCAACCTGTCTCTGTTGGACACCAGGCTCTGAACATGTGGAAACGGCTACTGAAGCACCATGGACTTTTACATTTATGAACTTTAACTGAAACTGCACTGCCATTGTTCTGCCATCAGCTTCAACCGCATATGAGAAGGACAACTTCAAGAGGAATGTGCTCTGTCAAAACAGTAAATGCCCCATTAAAGGTTCTTCAAATACAGTAAATTTGATTTTGTGGTTCTTGAGCTCAAGATCTCTTAAATATATAGATTTGAATGATGACACATCTTGATGATTATCAAACTCACTGAATTAAAAAAGtaacagattaaaaaaataaaaaattgtacTTCAGAGGAGGTTGCTGAAAGACTTAAACCATCCAAGCATTCAGACTTTTGACTTCAGGGGTCACTCCCTTTTTATCTTCTTGTTCCATTTCTCCAGCTGCTGTTGTCTCTCCTTCAGCAGTTGCCAGACCGTTACGGAGGCCCCTAAAAAGACACCGGTGTTACAATGTCAAGAAACGaaatacaaacaaactaaactgTGAGTGCACAGTGTGTCtgtactaattttatatttatggcACAAATGTAACCGATGCAAACATGGTCGTTACAAATTTGGCTTTGTGGAGACATTGTCCAAATGCTGTAAAAACGAATACCTGCTATGAGTGTAAAACAGCAAGTAAAACTAAATAGTGTGAAGGTAGTAAATAGGTACTGGTAGTAAATAGCTGATAGTAAACTGTCTACAGTTTCTTTGGTTGGAGTTGCTACATGTTGAAGCATGATGAGCCGCAACTGAATTACAGTGTAAACAACAGATTTCTGGCTTTGTTAGGCCGTGACCTTTTGCACTCTTGGGTTTCTGTAGCTGGCTTGCTCATCTTACCTAGAGCAAGAACAGGCAGGTAGACCATCAGGAGGAAGGGGAGGTGAATGTGTGTTGACGCTGTTGAATTCAATGAGTTTGGTGCTGCTGACTCAACATAAGGCAGGGCCTGGTATATAGTGACACCTgaggaagacaaagaaacactcaTGCCACAGTAgaaatggaaatgttttaatacttTACATTTAATGTTCTTTAGGGCCTTGTTGAGAACCCGTCTGAGGCATTCTTAAAATCAATATAAATTATTCTGCTGCAGTCCAGTAACATTGCATCTGGTGTTTTGAAAGGGCACACACTTCGCCAGTTGGAGTAGTTACTGATATACTAGAGCTTCACAGCTGTCTGTAGTGTGTTTGCTGGCAGCCAACATGTGTTCTGTCGTACGCACACAGCAGAGGCTGGAATGTACTTTCCTCTAACACTTCCTGACATTTTATCATCGTCTCTGCTTTGTTAACTTATTTCCTGTATGTGCACACTACTTCCCTTATGCAATACCAGGCTTACATTCTAGCAACTCATTGTTCAGTGAGGTCAGCAACACTATACTGTGACTGCCCATTTATAATCCTAAATATCATAAATGAATGAGGCGGTCTGAAGCAGGCCTAGCTAATTGGACTAAAACTATCAATTTCACAATCTGATAGTAAAAACAAAgttgatttaaaaatgaattagtCACCTTCAGTGGCCACTGACAGGATGTATAAGGGGATCAAGAGTGTGTAGCGAGTCCACAGCATGGCGATAGAGGGTGTACCCATAACACACAGTAGCTCGTATGGGTACCTGTCATCAAACAGTACACATCAGAAAGGTTAACTCAGGACCAGTTTTTTATAacatgggttttttttttgagagaATGCAGAGCAAATAAAACCTCTGGTTCTTCCCTTTCCCTCTTTTTAAATAACTCTACTCCATTGCCCACCCTGGTTCCTCCTTCTAGGTACCAACAGTAAGTGCGTAGAAAATAACACCTATATCTAACTCTGTAATATTACAGGACTATATACATTTACTATACACACCGTATTTACATTCACACATGGAGACACCCCtacatgtaatttaaatgtaagcGAGAaagaagggggggaaaaaacgaAATAGGTATCTACCTATTTATTAACTGAGCGTGGAGTGGATATAGACACTGAAATGGAGACAGGTGGGGCTAGAGGCCCTCGCTGGCCCATTAGATAGCATAATAGAGATACTTACAGTAGTTCGAAAGCTCAAGTGCAAGAAATCCAAAGGACCATTACACTTGgcagctctctctgtatgtTGTAGAAAGACTATTCCCAAACACTCGTTTCACTGTAATCTATGATACTGCTGCAACTCTCTCTGTACCTGACAATTTGTATCCATTCAACCTGACTTGAACAGCTGGTTAGTTCAGAATTCTGCAGCCAGACTCTTTACAAGCGCCAAGAGGACACTGCTTGAACCCCAATTTTAGCATATTGGCTGCAGTAATCTTTgctatttttatattatcaaTGGATTAAATGATGTGTGTTATGTCCAGGAAGTGTCTTGTAGTGACGATCTTACAGATAATGATGATTTCTTCATATAGATCTGCAGTTCCCTCAGCTCTACAGGGCTTTTGTAAGGAATTGTTCTTTACAAACTGGTAACTCAGTGTAAGTCTAAAGGCCTTTTAGCAGACCCAAGAGCAATTGCTAGGCTACCGACCTAGCAAAATGGACATCAACCCAGGGGCCCAAAAGCCCCAGGCACTTTGCTGTTAGTAATGTGATTAATTGTAAATGTGTTAAGTAATTTGCACTGCTACTGTGCAAAATCAAGAAATGAGCAGGGGTTAAAAATGGTAGTTTCTGCGTTCATTACTGTATTTCAATTtacattgtgtttatttgagGGATGTTCCAGAATAATTTTGTGTGGGTGGGGCTCCGAAGCCCCCTAACAGGTTAATCCGGCCATGCCTAGAGGCTACAACATGATGATTTTGTCATTGTTGGTATGAGGAGGGTACAAGAAAATACCGTGGCGAGTCCATCTAAGGACTGTGAATATTTACAGCAAACATCACTGAGAATTGTCTAATTGACATCTTATTTTGAACAGATTAATAAGACACCCTAACTGACTTCCATCATTGGGCACTGTTGTTAGTGGGGCAAAAACAAACTATATTTTGGTGAAGAGAAAAGTAAGTGATATGGATACCGTAGGAGGTCCTGAATGTTCCACAAGAACAGTTGTACACACACGACTGGTTTACTCTGGATCTCCTCCAGAATGATGACCATGGTCAGCAGGAGGTTCTTCTCCATAACCTGAAAAACAGGTAGCATGCACCAACTAATCCACCAGCAGTTTCAAAAGGATAAAGAACTCTTTATGAtgtattttagcattttttttatcatctgcATGATTCATAAGGAAATTGCATCAAGAGGCGGAGCTGTGATACACACTTGGACGAAACGAGGCAGGAGTCTGGCTTTCTCAATTTCGTCTGCGATGTGGAAAAGTTCCAGGATGGAGAGCAGCTGACACAGACTCATCACAAAGCcaacagagtaaaatgtgtctgcTACGGCATCTGCGAAGAGAAATATCGCATTCCATCATTCTATGCCACTCTCCTGACTTAAAACCAATGATGATTTAGAGAGCTGGTCTTTCATACTGAGCTCAAAACCATCttgtgacctggtgcagccagaacagtcaggagctcaatgctctgaagacagtggagatggtcgtggacttcaggaagagcaaaGCCCCACCCttccccatcatcctgtgtgactcccccgtcaccactgtggactccttccgccaccatcatctcccaggacctcaagtgggagctgaacatcacctccctcaccaagaaggcccagcagaggatgtacttcctgcggcagctgaagaagttcagcctgccaaagacaatgatggtgcacttctacaccaccatcattgagtccatcctcacctcctccatcaccatctggtacgctgctgccactcccagggacaagggcaggctgtactcctcgaggactctgaggcgagcaggaaagattgcagctgacccctcccaccccggacacaaactgtttcagactctcccctctggcagggggctgcggtccatcaggaccaaaacctctcgccacaaaaacagtttcttcccgtctgcagctagtctcatcaacaaggcccgggaccccactgacactccccccttgcaaatgatacaaatgtctctgcacatgtaaatactgtttcatttcATACACAAACCTGGCATATTACACATAGTTGTTAATcattgttgttctatatttttatattgtcaatttatatatttatgttcacaatACTCTCTTCCGTTGCagtacgtctgcacaacacaaaccggaatgatgcacatgtaaatatctgccacgttgttctttctcGGCAAatagttatattattattttttattattcttatataacttgcattgtttattccatatttatatatttctagatGTATTTATgttaactgtatgtttgtcttgtgtagcaccttatcaccaaagcaaattcctcatatttgtaaagcactacctggcaataaagctccttatcattctgattctgattctgaaacgATGTTTTGCTTTGATATAACTCACCTTGACCAAATGTGAGAAACCTGGCTATGGTGTTAGCCAGTATCCATGTGTGTCCACAGAACTGGAACAGGTTATATGAGAAAATGTAGACAAGCCTGAAGCTGAGCCTGTAAGAGGAAAAAAGGGCACAGACCAGATTATTTAAATTGGCATTTGGTTTTTTGTTAAATCAAGGCCTCACATTCTGGATATCTTCCCTTGCACATGTGTAAACAGTTCATAACACCTGCTTTCTGGCACATCTAACTGGCACAGTAAATGGAACAGAGCCATCGTTAATGtcattagttacacctgtgctgGTCAAAATGTCAGACGGATCTGTTTACTGTAGAACTGCAAACGCTGATGTACTTTGATTATAATATTCTCATAAATCATGTAACTGGAATTTTgagtaaattaaattacatggAAACAGAGATGAAGAGTATATTTGCTCAAGTCCTGTAATTAAGTATAACTTTATTTACCATTTGTTAgactttttacttttagtactagtaagtactgtactttttcagttcactacatttatcgtatagctaaagttagctagtCTGAAGGTAACACCACCACACACATCACATTAACGTGTTGCTTACACATTAACAACTGTTCAACACCCTGAGTCtgaatatatttctttttcacaatagtccagaaatacacattcactttcttgctgataGTTAGATGTGTAAGTGAGAACCACACTcacattgtgtttatttatacagAGCTGGAGCCAGGAGCTGATTAGCTTAACTTAATGTAGCATAAATGgaaggctaacgttagctttccaATCAAGAAATAATTGCAGTAAAAGAATACAGTACAGAGGTGACCAGGCTCCAACAAGGactgaatattttcacatctaactctgTGAATTAAGGTTTTAATTTGATCAAACCACAGTTTGTGgttgttggaacagtggaaagactagCCACGCcggttttggtgagttttattttgtttctgtcgaGTTTCAATGGAGTGCCTTATACAATGACTTAACAAGGCAATatgtgaaagaaagaaacttgTATTCAGAAAGTGCAgagttgtattttgtttattcacAAAAAAGCCTTTGTAACATAGCTAACTTGTCGCTTGCACACAGatctcccagctgaaactaCAGGGGGAGGCCTGAGCTATCGGACTTTCGCCTCTGGAAGTACAGTGGTGTCATCAGACAGGACGAGAtagggctagctggttagcatgctaacttcagtagatatttCTGTCTTTGACATGACGTCAGAACTGTTCTGACGTTCTACACATTCTGTTCATAATAttgattatataaaataatttttttatgttttaaacaaaaaaatttggACATGTCTTAACATTGTACATTTAAGTCACCTATAAAACCACCTCAGAGAACTCTAGTACTCACTCAAGCTCCATGAAACCCTCATTAGGACTGTTAAACCCTTCAAACCCCATCGTACCCTATGGTGGAAAGTGACATAAAACTGGAATTACAAATTTTAAATctggctgctaaatgctccacttaGTTCACCAGCCAGTCGCTAactgtttctgtctgctgtctggTGCTGGTGGTGTGCAGTCTGTTTattcaagctttttttttttcaaaataaattaaatgagaccagtgagactgaaccaaaaccaaaacactgaactaaaagaggctaaaaaggcAGTAGAACTCAGGGaaactgcagagttggtgaTAATTCTCAGTGGgtaatttgatccattgtttaTGCACAGCTTATTCGACCATTTCTAAAATGTACTTTGACTACTAACATTCCTGTATTT
Proteins encoded in this region:
- the hacd4 gene encoding very-long-chain (3R)-3-hydroxyacyl-CoA dehydratase 4 isoform X1 — its product is MSSSFFLQQKDLKKTERRGECELSFRLVYIFSYNLFQFCGHTWILANTIARFLTFGQDAVADTFYSVGFVMSLCQLLSILELFHIADEIEKARLLPRFVQVMEKNLLLTMVIILEEIQSKPVVCVQLFLWNIQDLLRYPYELLCVMGTPSIAMLWTRYTLLIPLYILSVATEGVTIYQALPYVESAAPNSLNSTASTHIHLPFLLMVYLPVLALGASVTVWQLLKERQQQLEKWNKKIKRE
- the hacd4 gene encoding very-long-chain (3R)-3-hydroxyacyl-CoA dehydratase 4 isoform X2: MLSFRLVYIFSYNLFQFCGHTWILANTIARFLTFGQDAVADTFYSVGFVMSLCQLLSILELFHIADEIEKARLLPRFVQVMEKNLLLTMVIILEEIQSKPVVCVQLFLWNIQDLLRYPYELLCVMGTPSIAMLWTRYTLLIPLYILSVATEGVTIYQALPYVESAAPNSLNSTASTHIHLPFLLMVYLPVLALGASVTVWQLLKERQQQLEKWNKKIKRE